The Spirochaetales bacterium region TCAGAAAGAGATAAAGAAGGAAAACAGGGAAGGGATTACCAGGCTCATTAATTATTATATCGACGGGCTCGACAGACTCGGCGTGGATTACACAACTGTTTTGAATCGTCCCGTCACAAAAACAGAAACATATATAAAGGAAATAAAAAACAAAACATTGCGGCATACGCTTGCTTACGCGTGGCGGTACGGCGACGAAGTGACAAAAAAGGCGGTCCGTAATGTCCTTGACGGAAAGGCGGATATCGCCTTCGATTGCGATCCGTATGAAGCCGAAGGCAAAACCACCCGCGAGGGAGACCGTATCACCTACCATATCTCAAGTAAATACGGAAAGGCATCCAGGAAAAACGATCTCCTCTACGCCTCTTTTATTATGGGACACGAATCATACCGTGACGGAAAGGGGAGCAAGAATATATTCACGACGCGCCGGGCCGTAAAGGCGGATGTTGCGATGGCCAGGAAAATAACCGAAGATCACGGTATGGAGGTCCTCGACGATCATCCGCAGATGAAGCGGCTTTTAGTTTTTCACGAAATGATGGGTGAGGAGGGATTCGAGAAATATATCGATGAATACTACGATTCGAGCAAGGATTATTTGAATATAGGAGAGCTCGATGATCATATGGACGCGATAAATTCGCTGAAAGAAAAAGCCGCCAAATCCCGGGACGCCGCTATGGGTTATTACAAGTCAATCGATGAAACCTTGAAAAAAGAATTGCGATTCACCGAAAAATCACACCGTGAACACAGGGCAATCGCATTCAGCGGGGACTCAGCCTGTATCAGCGGTTATTCGGAATACAGAGATATGGCAGAAAGAAACGCCCTTCAAAATAAAATGAAATTGAAAAGTTTTGATGAATTGTATCGAAAATCCGATGAATTGACGCAGAAGGTGATGCGGTTCTGCGGGATGATGAATATGAAGATGACGGAATCGAACGCTTCGCACGCGGAAAAGAAGGCGTTGGTGTCCCGGCTCGATCTCGATAATATCATCGTGCCGGCCGCCGACATTTCGATCGGTGTGACATGGAAAATGTGCGATGAGCCGGATTACGGCCATTATAATTGCAGGGAATTTATGAAGCGGGCATCGGCATATTTAAAGAATATAATTGTCGTTAGCGATAAAGATTCGACGTATTTATTTAAAGCCGGTGAAATGATAAGCATATAATCCACTACAGCTTGTTGCTTCCACGATAGAGTCGAGCCAAGAAAAAAGCTATTTTTCTTTTATGAACTGATTGAACTGATGCCCTTCAAGGTGATTGATAAATCCTCTCTCGTTTATTCCTATGAGTATAATGCCGTTTCCCTGACGCAATAATGCTTCCTTTTTGTTTTTATCTATTTTAACCATTATCGTCTGGCCTTTTATATCAACTTTATAATTATCAAATTTCTTTTTTCTAATATGGTCTTTAAGAAATTGTCCGTTACCTTTACCCATAAAATAGCGGCATATATGTAAGGCCATTTTTAAGCTGATTAACGTTGATGTGAAGCTTTTCGTAAATTGATTTGAACGTCTCTTTGCTATTTTTTTTGCATTTTCGGCATTGAGACTTCCTCCAGTCACGACATGATTTTCCAGAAAAGCTTTAGTTAATAGTCCTTTTACCGTATTTTCATTTTTTGTTTGTTGAATATAATAGTCCAATAACATTGTACCGTAGTCATCGATATTGCTTCGATATATCTTTTCCAATTCTGTTTCATTGATCATATTTTTAACCTTTCGATTATTGTTGGTCTATTCCCCCCTCATGGCCCCCCGAATATTTTCAACATGAATGCGGCATAATCCTCACTCGTCATCATATGCTTCTCTTCTTCAATCCTTGAGAGCAGCGTTTTTTTCACTTCTTCCTTCACCTTGTCGTACTGCCTTCGGGTCAGTCTTACTTTTTTTCCGTTCGGGAGGATCAGTTCGATGATCGGTTTATCGCGCCTCATCCGGAAATCGTCGAGGCTGCTTCCCGTTATATGATGCAGGCGCCGCGGCTGTGATCCGTCCGTAACCGCTTCCTCATCGGGACGGCCGGCGTGAAGATCGGGATCTTCCGAGAAGAGGGAGTTGTCGGTATCATGAAAGCGAAATGCGGAAAGTATTTCTTCCACTTTTGCCGCTTCATATTCATGGGTCGCTTCGTCCTCAAGATACACCATCCTGTCTCCCCGTTGAAATTGGCGGACATGCTGGAGTTCATGGATTAAAAGCAACAGCCCGGAATCGGTTTCCGGAGAGTATTTGCCGTCGGCAAAATAGATATCACTCCCGATTGTCACGGCATCGGCCCCGGCGGACTTCGCGAGGCGGTCGGCATAGGAGCCGGTATGAATTTTTACGGATGAAAAATCGGCATCGAGCACCCGTTCGGCCTTGTCCCTGAAAACGGCGTCAAGTCCGCTGATATGGTCCCCGTCGTTTTCCGTGCTGCGGATCAGTTCATCCACTCCGGATAGCGATGGAGAAGCGATACGCGTATGGCCGTATTCCGTATAGAGTTTTTGAAGCAGCAGGGTCAGCTTGATGATTTCTAGGGATAGTGTTATCTTTTCACCCATATGGCCTCCGGTCCTTCTCTCATCTCAAATCCTCATCGATTTCTCTCATGATTTCGGAAATAATATCATCCGACGCCTTCCTTATCACATTACCTTCATCGACCCCCTGTTTTCCGCCTTCAGGGGAGCCAGTGTACGGCGAGATCGATGGACTTCGCGTAAGCATCTGCTTGTCGTAAATGTAATGCTCTTCGATTCTTTTCATTTTTTCGTTATCGGCGCCCGATTGTGAAATATCTCCGGGATGCCTATCCGGCCGCCGTCGTTCCTTGGCATTGGTATCAGCGATATAGGGAGTTCCCGGGGGAGCCGGCGGTGGATTCGAAGCAGGGCCGGTCAAAGCCTGGTTCGTGATCTGTTGTTTCAGTTTCTTGTACGGCAACGAATAGGCGGAATCCGATTCGGTAATCCCCGTTTCAATACTGCCGGCAGGTGCATCGGGGAATACGATGGGTTCGGTGTTCGCTGAGATCGGAGATTCCCCCGGTATTGAAGCGAGGGATTTTTTTACGGAGGGATGGTCCGGTTCGTGCCCCCGCGGCTGCTTGATCTTGTTATAGGAAGAAAATATAAAATTCTTCAATGGCGGGGCAAGCCGATGTAATGATTCGGCGAATGTCGTCCTTGTAATGCCGGAACCGGTTGTGCTGTTTGACCATCCTATGGGTGCGAAACGGCCGGTTTCCCGTGTTTCGTCATGAAAAAAGGCCGGCAGCTGTAGTTTCCGAATGCCGAATGTTTCGAACTGTTCGACGGGAACGCTGCGATACCGGATCGGGATCGAAAGGAAAAAGCGGGATTGCGAGGACCCGTATGCCTTTTTATGTGCATTGAGCAGGGTATCAAGCTGACCGGTATCGAGGCCGGTCCGGGCAAACATGGGGGAGCGTACAAAACGATTGTATTGTTCCCTGTCGAATAGATTGGCGGGTAGCGCCTGTAAATCGGCCGCAGGCACTGATAGCGAAAGTGTCTTGAAAAGACGGAGGTACCGGTTTTTGACAAAGGGAGAAACGGTCGATAAAAAACGTGAAAAACGTGCCTGCATGACCGCTTCTGCGATAAAAGGTTTGAGTGCGGAGGAAATACCGGAATCGGAACCTTCGACCATTGCGGCCGTCGCACGGACGAAGGAGGAAGGGGTTGTTCCGGCAATAGCGGCACGATTCCGTCCGTATGTGTTGAGGGCGACGGGAAACGCCTTGGAAAAAAGCGACCGTTTTTCACCGGATAATTTCGTTTTCTTCAATATATTCCGTATTTGAAGGGCTTCCTTTTTTTCAATATCGTTTTGCACGAACACGGGAGACGAGACAAAGGTCGCAACATCCTTTTTCAAAAGGCCGTCGTAGTCGAACGGGGTTTCAAACGGCACCCCCGCGCGCGGGATGCCGGACCATAATCCGGCCGCCGAGGCGACGGTATAGTGCATCTCGGGTGAAATATGTACTTCCTTGTTCATGATAGTGGATTCGATGATTCGGAACGCACCGGTCAGACCGATACCGGCCTGTTTGAGCCGGTAAGGATATGCCCGTATCGTGTTTATGATCGCCTTCGATAATTGAAGCCGGTGTTCGCTGGAAACGGCGGTATTCCTGAGGAAATCCGAGATTTCATCTATATTTTCTTTGGTAAGGCCGCTTTCTTCGATAAGGGGGGAGGAAACGAAACAGGAAAAATCTTCTTCCTTAAAAAGATCGATATCCTTATCAAAGGGTTTCCAGTAAATACCGACATTGCCTCCGCCATACATATCATATTTTTCATACCGGACGCGGTGGGGATTGCCCTCGGATGCCTCGGCGATGACCGATGAAAGCGTTGCTTCCAGAAATACACGTTTGTTTTTGAGATTAGATGCTTCGGGACGGCCGGCTATGACGGCCGCAATGCCGCGAATCAGTTCTTCGGGTTTCATTCCGGTACTCGATGCGATAGCCCTGTAGTGCGCGAAGACGTTTTGAACGGCGCGCGAAAATGCGGGGCGGAGCCCGGGTGCGATGTCCTGGGCCATGACGGTACGTTTAATGTTCAAGCACGCCTCATCGCCCGTCATCGGCCTGCATTCTTTATCGATCCAGGCGTTCAACTCCTGCTCATCGAAGAGATTGTAATAATCGGTATTTTTTCTGAATACTCTTCGGAATGACGGGATCGGCGTCAGCGCATCGGTACTCATGCCGTCCGATACCAGATCATGAAAGCTGATCTCCGTCACGATCTTTTCGCCGCCGTTAAGTGCCGAGGCATTTCCTTTCACTATGACATCGTACGCGCATCGAAGCACATCGATCTGTGCGACATGAGAATGCTTGAAGAGCGTTTTGTAATTAAAAAGGATGTTCTGCACCGTATTGGAAAAATCCTTTCGTTTTGAAGGGGGGATATCGATTGTATTCAGGTATCCGGCGGATGAGTTTTCCAGCACCTCGTTTACCGGCGCCAGGCCCAGAAAAGTGAGGAGGTCTTCCTTTTCGTCGAAGATATTGAGGGCGGCGGTGTATGTACGGGCCGTCGTACTCGGCAGGAGATCGTCAAAAAGCTCTTCCCCGCCGGAGGTTTTCTTTTCCAGCGTAAAGATACCGGAGACAATGGAATCGGTTATGTTTTTTTCCGTTATTTCGTTCTGCATGGCATCGAGCCGTTTCATGAGTTCCGGATCCGTCTTCGTGTAGAAGGCGGTCTGCGGCGTGATAAACTCTTTGAGGACTGATCTGTAATACCCGACGGAATCGCCCCCGGTATCCAGAATCACGATTCCGGAGAGTGAATCGATATTGTTGCCGCGTAATGTTTCTTTAAGCCCGGTGAGGGAGTTCTCCCGGTCGATATATCTTGCGCCATAGACATCGCCGGTGACCGTATAATAGACCTGCCTTTCACCGTCTTTGAGTAAAGAGAGGCTGTCAAAGAGATACGCATTTTTCCCGGCCTTGAAAATACCGATATCGCCGTGCTCCTGCGTCTTGCCGAAAAGGGAGGCCGCATTTGTGGTATGTTTACTTTTGTCGACGAACGAAGCGGTTTGCGAGACGGGAATTTTTTCCCATATCCCTTTTTCGTTAAAGCCCGCGATCCAGTTTTTCTTTTCAACGGTATTATCAGGGGAATACCCCTCGGACCAGTTGAAACCGGATGTGTCCGAAAGGACATCGTGACGTATATGAAGTTTTTCGGCCATGATGTCGCCGGAGACTGTTGAGTCCTGGTAAAGATACGCGTAATAGGTATTCGGATCCCGTTGAGAGACGTTCAGGCTTTTCATGTTCCGCCGTTCTTCCCTGATTTCCGCCGGGAGAAGCCGGTCGATTGAAGAGCCCTCTTCTTCCATCTTTCTTTTTGTAATGTGAGTAAAGCGGCCGCTCGTCCCCGCGAATGTCCAGTAAATTTGCCTGAGGCCGTAGTATGCGATCATCTCCTTTTGGAAGCCTTCGAGTTTTTGTACATCAAGTAATCCTTCGGAAGTAAAAAATTCCCTGTCGACGGATATATACGCCGTATCGGGGTCCGCGTAACCGTTTTCTTTCATGATACGGGTGAGAAGTTCCTCCGCGTTGTCTCTCGAGGCTTCGATCTCAGTTTCGGATGAGCTTTGAGATTTCAGCACCGCGTAATCCCTCACCGCTTTTTCAATCGCTTCCGATTTATCCCTGAAAAAGTCTCCTTTACTCCATTCCAAAAAATGATGTAACATGGCCGTCACCTTTCCTGAGTTTCGTATTTTTTTCTCATAGTGTCATTGATACGCCTGTTCATATCCGCAATAAGCGAAACCCATTTTCTTCGTTCATTGTGGCACATCGACATTATCTCGTTTCTGGACCAACTGAAATGATACGCGATATAGGCCACCTCCCTGTAGATTTCTTCAGACAGGCGGCCTATTGTTCCCCCAGCGAGGAAAACTCTCCTATATACCTGTTCTTGCAGGCACTGCATTGCAGGGGGATCATTTTGATCACCCGGTGATTGATCTCGTTGAGAAAATCGACCAGAAAGGCGAAATCCTCGGGACAAAGCCGCTCGATCGTTTTCGAGGTGACCAGCTTTTCGGCGTCGAACTTCGTGATCACCCGTGAAAGAAGAACGATATAAAAATACGATTCATTTTCCTTGACGCGGCTGTCGTGGTAGACCTGAATGAGATCCTTGACTTTGATGAGTCTCATGACGCCCTGAATCTTTCTGTATTTTCCTTCCTTGTCCACATGGCCGCGTGGGAGAACAAATTTGAACTCTGTCCGTATTTTCATGGTATTCCCTTTCCGTCGATTGCCCGTTATTCAGTCTCCCCGTTTTGTTCCGTCCGGGGCAGTTCGATATTTCGTTCTTCGAACCAGTTCAGTACGAAGAGGTTCATCCGCTCGAGCGTCGCTTTATTCATCGCTTCAAAGGCAAATTCCTCCATAATGTCCCTTTTCACCGCATTACGATACTGCTCGAGGCTGACGGGTAATCGAAACTCCAGTTCACCTGTGCGTTTATCGACCGTTACAAACATTCAGTCATCCATATCGAGTTTTCTAAACGCTTCATAATCATTTCCTTTCCCGCCGGTCGCGTTTCTTTTTTCCTCACTCCCGGGAGGTTTTCTCTCCGGCGGCTTCGAGCTTTGTTCCGTTGTCTCATTTTCGGTAAGCTGATAGCGTTTATGCTCGAGTGTGATAAACACGTTGCCCCCTTCAACCGAAAACATGTTCAATTCCCGGATATGGTCGTAATTTCGTTTCATTTCGGTCATCAGCTCCCAAAAATCGGCGATCGGTCTTTGCCGGGGGGGGGTGGCGGTATCGTTGTCGACGATATTTCCTTCGTATTGAAGTTGTTTGTCAATGACGTATACTTTCAGAAGATAGGCGAGGGTCGCTCTGAGTGTTTCGGTATCCATGCCGGACATGGCCGACAAGATATCATTCACCGTATCCGTGTCTTTCATACCGCTCCTTTGTCACGTGTTCTTTCGATACACCGATTATAATGTATTAATGAAACTTGATAAACCGGGAAACATCGCGTTTTCCGGTCTATACCCGTCATTACCTGTTCCCGTGCCGGTCCGGCACCCGATGAACCGGCCGCGATCGGCGATCGCCCCTTCCGTCAGGGCACCCCTCAAATCACAGGCGATAAAAAGCGAACCGGAAAAATCCGATTCATACATGTTCATATTCGAAAAATCGCAATCCAGAAAAACGGAGTCGATAAATCTGGATTTATTCAGGCCCGCCAGATCTTTCTTCTTAACGGCTTTGAAAGTAACGTTCACCGCGATGCTGTTTTCAAACTTCGCCTTGAACATTTCGCAGTCGGTAAAAACCGCGTTGACGAGATGGGACTCTCGAAAATCTATACCGTGGACGATACAATCGGATACGGTGAGATCGAACAGCCTGGAACGCGAAAAATCGCTTTTCATGAGATATGTATGCAGGAACGTGGATGAATGCTGGAGGGAATGAGAAAGATTGATTTCCCTGAAATCGGATCCGTCCACGTACAGACGTTCCGAGGTCATACGTGGGATTTGTCCGTGATTCAACGATGAATGGAGAATCCGCACGTCCCTGAAACACGCGCCCGACAGGTCG contains the following coding sequences:
- a CDS encoding DUF4157 domain-containing protein encodes the protein MGEKITLSLEIIKLTLLLQKLYTEYGHTRIASPSLSGVDELIRSTENDGDHISGLDAVFRDKAERVLDADFSSVKIHTGSYADRLAKSAGADAVTIGSDIYFADGKYSPETDSGLLLLIHELQHVRQFQRGDRMVYLEDEATHEYEAAKVEEILSAFRFHDTDNSLFSEDPDLHAGRPDEEAVTDGSQPRRLHHITGSSLDDFRMRRDKPIIELILPNGKKVRLTRRQYDKVKEEVKKTLLSRIEEEKHMMTSEDYAAFMLKIFGGP
- a CDS encoding pentapeptide repeat-containing protein, with the translated sequence MAIYERHSRETLLYRYKETGLFAGDEIVNNSLDNVDLSGACFRDVRILHSSLNHGQIPRMTSERLYVDGSDFREINLSHSLQHSSTFLHTYLMKSDFSRSRLFDLTVSDCIVHGIDFRESHLVNAVFTDCEMFKAKFENSIAVNVTFKAVKKKDLAGLNKSRFIDSVFLDCDFSNMNMYESDFSGSLFIACDLRGALTEGAIADRGRFIGCRTGTGTGNDGYRPENAMFPGLSSFINTL